Within Garra rufa chromosome 9, GarRuf1.0, whole genome shotgun sequence, the genomic segment gccgtaaaaaaaaaaaaaagaagattggGACTCTTTTTCTCATAACTTAATGGACATAACAGAGAAAGATATTTTAGTCTTTCAGTCTAAAGCGAAAGGCAGACTGTGGGTTTTAATTATTAAGGCAGACTGCTGGTTTTATGGTTCAAGACCATGGTAGCCTTTAcacatatttgaccctggaccacaaaaccaagggtcagtttttttgaaattgagatgtatacattatctgaaagctaaataaataagctttccattgatgtgtggtttgttaggatagaacaatatttggaatctgagggtgcaaaaaaatctaaatactgagagaatcatctttaaagttgttcaaatgaggTTCTTAGTGTTgcattgctaatcaaaaattaagttttgatatttacggtaggaaatttactaaatatcttaatggaacgtaTTCTttctatcctaatgatttttggcataaaaaaaaaaaatatatatatatatataaatttgacccatacaatgtattattacaaaaatacgtatgactagttttgtggtccagggtcacatgttataATGAACAGAATAATGTTTTGTTGATCATTATTTTGTCATGAAACATAATTAAAAACTCAACAATTCCTTCTACAGGTTTCCTTCAACTGTTTTCAGTTGACAAATGTAAAGTGTGCTAAAGGAAAATTGCTAAGCCTAGATAATATGCAAAAGATAGACAAAATCAGGTTATATTCTGAATTTTCCTTCAAGACTGAGATGAGTTGAGTGACCCTTGCTGGAAAGAGGAAATGGTTTTAAAATGGAAAGATGCCCTCCCAGTGTAAttatcactaacaagcatctaaacttgcaaaatatgtggtaagtactgccgatGTAGTATAAAGTTACATAGAGCATGTGcaattgcaaatctcaaaagtgaaagtaaaatgatcgtgcattctAAATGGCAAAATTCAAAACGGTTTCAATAACCCGCATATTAATACTGGCTCGGGTTCCgtgattaaatgtatattttcctccatgtgcccgctactgaaatgagccgctctgtgagacagccaatcagagcagggCTCATCATCATTATTTataaaccttccaaataaggtattaacagaccatttcattctagggacaagtcctagggttgtaaatggacctgtaaaactgtAAATCTGTTGAAttgttgccctttcctatgccatatgtcttctatgtagatatcagagaacaatttaaaatattgaataaatgcattttatggaAACTTTAAGCCAAAAAGATCCCACACTGATGCAATAAAATAAGAGGGAGTTAAAGatagtattcatttatttacttgatttcaaaataaaaaaatatatcaataaaaaTAGCATGCTTACAGAAATGCATTTGCCTCCCTTCAGCACATTCAAAAGAATGCAAAATGCCACAAATAGTTCAATAAAactttaattacacattttggTCTAGCCCAGTCTACAATATTTCAATTGAAAGAGTGGTTTTGTGTGTAAAATAATCACTGATTGTCTGTTATATACGTATTCTTTAGTAGGCCtattcaaaataaaaactgtgaaaacaaaataaaagcagcTGCTTTTAAAAAACGAACCCAACCTATAAAAGCTTTCCATGCTTCGCTTTATTAATCTAGTTGAGAGCTACAGTCGAATGATCAACCAGAATATCTTCATTCACAGTTTAACCTATGCGGTTTGCGGCTGTTTAGCTTTAAGACTATTTTGTAGTGTAACTATTACGTGTGCATttcatttttacactttttttaaacGAGTACATCTGCAACAACAATACACAATCTGATTGCTTATTGCATTTTAAGATATGACTGTATATGTAATATAATGAAAACTCCCAGGAGAAAATTCCAGCATTTGTGAATGCATTCAGCAACCTTGCATCTTCCCACAATAAGAAAAGCTTTATCATTGGCTTTTCAGCGAAACAGCAAGACAAAGATGGAAAACATTGGAACATCTTCATGTAAGGCACTATGGATAACCATAATATAAACAATAATCTATTACTTTGTGGAAATTGGCTTTAGAAAGTCAGCTGTCACTCTAAGCATCACTTTTCCATTCTTTTCAtggccgtaaccagggtttgaaaatgaGTGAGGTCTGAGGTTAGGAATTGTACTATATTAACCCCTACAAATATATGTAGGGGTTTTTGATAGCATTCATAACGTTTCTGACAGATAACATCATTATGTTTTTGCGTTTGCCTTAACGAATGTGGTATATCCTGTAAGCAATAACCTGTCCATGGGCTTTTTGATTACTGGCACTTTAAGTACCGGCGATGCAGCGTTGCCAGATAGTCTATGACAACAAATAAAAaggacaaataaataaaaaataaagcgaAATTAGTtcaaatattttgcaaataatATAAGATAAAGATATCGCTATCCCATAACTGCAACGTCCTACTTTATTAACTTTCTAAACTGTCAAAATAAGTGGAAAAGACAAATCCAAAGACGCAAACAATAACTGGATCTGGCAACACGGCTGCACCCGCACCCTTACTCACATCCAACTTGTtcaagcagtgttgccaagtctgcggttttcccgcggaattgggctactttaacactgttgccgcgggtggtttttcatgtccgcgggttgaaacaaccccaataatgttatatttatcccctggaatgcaaaATGTACCAGGGGAAACCCTCAAAAATAAAAGCATATTTTACACCCAGGAACCCCCCCTCAAAAtgccattgggctagttttgagtagcaattgggcaggttttgttgtgaaaacctggcaaccctgctctcAAGCCTCGTTCATtcggctgtatccgaaatcaccccctatacccccattcactattccctacattagtcgactcatacagttcacttgaaggagtgaatggaaTTAATTCGGTGCGCGACTCTCACGGTGAATTATGAGTATTACTATTCTCTAGCCGCTGAGTGTACAttggttgtacactcgtttttgcggtggaTTGTGGGATTGTCttctcaaatagtgccctatttatGAGGTCGATTTTGGATACAGCCTTGGAAACTGGCTAAATTTCGTTATATGTAATGTTAGTCCCTCATATGAGGAGTTTTAAAGCGCAAATGAGTCATTCAGACAACAAATTTTGTTTTTGAACATGAAAAATGTACGAGGTCCTACgatgacctcatagctggctacggccatgATTCTATATGAACTGCAGGTATTCGCTCTCTATTTGGATTAAAGCTGTTTCCAGTTAACTGAGAAAAAGTAAAGTGCCCTATAATGAGCTGGAATTGGAAAAACGGAACATTTAATGCTCAAGATTATATgggaccatggaccacaaaactagtcataagggtccatttttttcaATTGAAATTTGAAAGctcaatctgaaagctgaaactTTACATTGATGTAGGCCTATGGTTcattaggatcggacaatatttggctgagatacaactatttgaaaatctgcaatctaaaaattgagaaaatcacctttaaaattgtccaaatgaagttctaaacaatgcatattactaatctctctctctctctctctctctctctctctttcggcTTGCTCCCTTTTTTTCAGGGGTCGCCACAGCGGAGTGATCCTAAACAGCCGGTAggatttacggtaagaaatgtactaaatatcttcatgaaacactatctttacttaatatcctaatgatttttggcataaaagaaaaatagttgactcatacaatgtatttttggttattgatacaaatatatccatgctacttaagactggttttgtggtccagagtcacatatagttGAGACCATGGGAAATGTATGAATAGGTTTGTTCATAGGCTATTTTTGTAAGACATCACAATGTCCATGGGAGACTAAAAAACAAAACCGTAACATTGTCTTACTTTCATAAAACAGTTCCAGAAATGCCACTGTAAACTTGGAAAAGAAAGTTCCAAATTGTCCAGTTATTACCTCAAGTTTTCTTTAGCTCTCCCTGTATGGATGTTTTTTCTGTTAATAATTCTGTTCATATGTCCATATGCCAATGACTCCTCAAATTGCTCAGTATGTCCTCTTATAGGCCAATCTCATCATCAAATTCGTCTTCAAAAGTGTATCCTTGTTGTCCGTTGGCACCTTCCTCCTCTGAATCTGTTTCTGAAAGATGCTGGTCTTCTCTCCTTCGGTCCAACGGTGACACTCCCTCATATTCTGAGCTCACTGAGGAAGAGAGGCTTGGAGAGTTATCCTCCCTCCGGTTAACCACCTCTGCTTGTCTCGGGTCTTTGTCGTAAGCCGTTCTCCCGCTAATCTCTTGCATCCCCTTATTTGGTCTCAAGCCTATTTCTTCTTCAACTTCCACGTCTAGCCCTTCGATTACTTCCTGTCGGCCGATGATCTCATCACGCTTGTCGCTGAAACGCACTTTAGGCCTGAGCCCTTTAGATTTGACGCCATTCACCTCATTGAGTTGCTCATCTCTTTGGCTCACCTCTTTAGTCATACTTTCCATCCTCATCCTTTCGCTCAACTCATTGGCAGCACTCCTTGGTGACATCATCACATCCCTCGTGCTCTTGCTGGGACTAAACACCTCTTCGCCATCTTTGTGAGAAGAAGCCATCGTCAGTCCATCCATTACTCCCAGGACGTCTCCTAAAATCGAAGGCCCTAAATCCAAGTCCAGGTCAAAGGAAGAAACTGACTCAGAGTGCCTGAGCTCATTTGGACCAGTGTCTTCTTCGTATTCAATTTCACTGTTATGGTTCATTTTATTGTCTGTGGTCTCTACACTGGCTCCCATGACTGGTTGCACAGGCTTGGGACTGGGACTAGAGGGGCCGTGGCTGGACAGGAAAGAGGTGTCCCCGAAAGCGTCTCCACCACGACCAATGTGCATGGTGTGACGGAAATCACCCAGAGGAGCGGAGATCATGGTGGGATCCAGACGAGGAGCTCGAGAAGATGATTTGTGCAGAGGCATGGTGGCAAGTGAGGAACGAAACTGTGAAGTCAGATGAAGGAAAAGGTGGAATAAACatttaaagtgcaataaaatggTTTATAATTAACCATTATATTATAACTTGTTAATTATTGTCTAATATTGTTTGTTTCATACAAATGTCCCATcccattttttttaatacatttaattttttaaagaagtctcttctgctcaacaagcctgcatttcattgatccaaaatacagcaaaagcagtaataatgtgaaatattattcctgtgatcacacattttcagcattgttactccagtcttcagtgtcacatgatccttcagaaatcattctaacatactgatttgctgttcaagaaacattttattattattgtcaatatttaaaacagctgagtgattttttttttcaagattcttcgatgaatagaaataaaaaaacaacttttgtaacattacacgctattccattcaaaagcttgcactcagtatttttttatttttggttaagaaattaaaagttttatttagcaaggatgctttaaattgatcaaaagtgatgataaagacatttataatgttacaaaagatttccatttcagatttcaaagaaacctgaaaaaaaaatctactcagctgttttcaacacaatgataataataaatgttttttgagccaacaatctgaatattaaaatgattttttgaaggattatgtgactggagtaattatgctagaGATTTGAAATCATgggaatatatattcaaatagaaaacagttattttaaatagcaaaaatatttcaaaatgtgacTGTTTTGCTCTACTTtgaaccaaataaatgcaggcttggtgaacagaagaggcttctttaaaaaaaaatcttacagttcaaaaacttttgactggtagtgtatattctaaAGTAATAATATCATACaatctttacattttattatgtttaatatttattatattgaaATTATTAATCTGTCCTTACCCAAGATTTTATTCAGTGGCACTCAGTTTTAAGGGTGATATGGGATATAAGACAAGTGACTATAATACTCAGTAGTTTATCATATTTGATCCAGgtattaaattattacattgCACAAAAAAAAGAGGTATGATTGCGTAAAGACAAGTTGACAGACGCCAAAGCCAAGCTCGGACTTGTACGTGAAACGCGTGCTTAAATGCATTCTTGCCTCGAGCATTCTCGCGAGGTTGAGACACAAAGTCTCAGAGAAACATTACGAATGTGCCCACTCTTTTTAAAAGTGGTTTGATTAAGAAATTACTATTTAGATTTAAGAAGAGACAGAAATTTAACATTTTTCTGATTCTGAAGCCCGAGGAATTATTTTGAAGCTCTTTTGAAGTTTTCCatactttaatatatttaattacttttacaaaacattttgtaATGACCGCGTTTCACTTTGTTGTTGTTAAAATGCATTGAAGGATCATTTGAAAATCTTATTTACACTTAGAAGTCAGTGATATTGCCATTTAACGTTACGTGAGCTGAACTATTCATAAACAACTGCAACAGCTGGAAATGGAATCAGTCCTAGCCGCCTTCTTTAGCAGATCTACTGACTACATGCATAAAATCAAATACTCCGAGGCTGGTTCCACTGATAAATGCTATAAAACAACTTTTATGTACATTTAATAGACATGAAATAGTTTAGTTGCagccaagtgactcttaccaatGCTCTGTTAATTTTAAGCAGAAGACCTGCCTTTTGTCCAGGAACGCGTCTTCCTGTCCAATGAAGCTGTAATAGAGAAAAAACCCAATTGTTATCAAATAGTCCAGCTTAATGCAATGTATCCTAAAGTGGGAGTAACTGCAAAAGTTACGCGCCTAACTGAGTATCGAATCGGTTTCCTTCAAAACAAGGCGATTCAACTTACTTTGATCAGCGTGTGCTTATCAGTGAGATTGTGCCTATGTGCTCCTCTTGTAAGCAAATGTTTCTTTAAATATCTTTCGCTTTCCTTCTTTTAACTGACTTTTCTGGCGTCGCTCTTCTCTCTCCgatatttctttttttccttttgggATGGGCAAGGAAGTGACGTGAGTTTTGTATGGGAGCGCTCGGGCTACATCTGTAATACTGAATGAAAGTAATGACTGACGCAGCGCTGCCTGTAACCTATGTGTGTTTTCCCATCAGAACAAAATCATTTCACACGATTTTTCGTCTTATGAATGTTTGGAGATAGTCCAGCCTCACTCAAGTGTAGAATCAGGAGTAATTCAGCAGTAGGCCTAATCAGGGTTAAAGATAAACAAAGCATATAGTGCTTTATATGGGACTATTTGTACATTGTGTGTTTAGTTTATTGCCATGGATGAAGCACAATGAAACACGTTTTGGAATCCCGTCTGTCAACATTTCAAGCACAGCTTGTTGAAGCAGAACCTGTTCTAAAgctctgttttgtgctttgtttttGTATCTCCACGTATATCACTTTCACCATCAGTATTACTATAGAAAAGCAAAAGCTCGAGACTATATATATCTATGTAAATATATGCAGATATAGATATCAGTTGTCACTCTGTTTCTCAAAATGATGTCTTAGTAAGATGTTTAAATGCGTATTGATCAAAGCTCtagtttattttacattcaaatctaataaatacaattaaacatGACTTTtcaagaagatttttttttaaatcacaaattaattaaaataggaCAAAATTATTGAAATGGCATGTATTAAATATATCAATAAGATATTTGGCTTTTTTAAAGATTTGAATGTGTTAGAATATGCATATACACTACGTTTCAAAATTTTGgtaagatatatatttttaaagaaatcaatatttttatgcCTCACGGAtgtattaatttgatcaaaagtgacagtaaagacatttataatgttacaaaaggtttctatttaaatgctgtttttttctttctattcatcgaaaaaaaaatcacagatcatagtttccacaaaaatattaaccatgcctgttttcaaaataataataagaagaagatgATGAAAAATCTGCTGATGAAGACAAATCAATATAtcaaaataatttctgaaggatcatgtgacactgaaaactgaagtaatggctgctgaaatttcagcaaaaGTTGGCAAAATGGCAAAGTTGCTTGGTAAATGCTAATCTTAAAATATTAATAGTATAACATTAATTCTTACACTAGCTTTATAAAAATCAAAGATTTCACAGCAAAAAAGCATCCTGAAGGAGGATGTTTTTAGAATTATACTAAAGGCCTGGTATTCTCTAAAATATGAACTATCAATCAAAGGGCAGAAAGCATGTGTACAGACAGATTTTTTCAGCAAAgctattattatgtattttttaacttTAGACGCCTTAGAAACTAATGTATCAAATCCAATACAGTCTTTAAAGAGTTAAAATTAATTTTAGACTAAAGCATACGACTGACAGTCGTTCTCCTTTGGTGGCCAAGATTTCCTGCCGGGGAAGAGAATTCAAGGATGCTGCAGCTGAGCCATGAATCACATCACATCACTTCCTTTTAGCGCAGCTCACGTCACACTAAAACACACTATCACTAGGGTTACTAATACAATGATGAATGGCTGGAAGTGCTGCCAGTATATGAGATCACACCTAATACCCAGCATTACTCAATGCGTTTCAACCCAGTGTTTTTTACTGGACTAGAGAATCCGTTTACATAAATGAAACACTAAATCAATCCATTTTTATCTTTGCAATGGCAATATAAGTCTGAACAGTTTTGAAACAGAGATTTAGATTTGCTCCCCTGTAAATTCCCTAGATTTAAAaagaaatgcttagttttaaTGTTGTggggagttaaaaaaaaaaacactgtggagTCAAGAAGTATATCAAAGTACTTATATTTGAAGTGTAATAAATGCAACATAGTAAATTTCTTTAATACCAGACACATAAATATCTATTCAACACCTGTCAGACCAACACACAACAAGAGAACAAGTTTTTATCTTATGTAACCATTCTGATAAAAATGTTGCCACCCAGTGGCGTATCCTTAAAATATTTGGTACTAAATTTAAAAACGAATTTAATTAACTAAACTGAGTTAAAACTGTATACGTTTTATAAAAAAACCTATATTTTCTCGCCTTTTTATGGCAGCCTGTTAACAAAATAGAACTTAATTGGAGACTTTTGATTTGAAAAATAAAGCTAATTTAACGTACTAAATTGAGTTAATGTTGTAATTAATATATGCTATATaactataaaacaaacaaaatgataaattaataatgtttaaaataaaaacattttgtttcttttttattgtaGCTTGTTAAAATCGTTAAAATAGAACACAATACGCGACTTTTAACTTGAAAATCATATCAGTCGCAGTACGCATGTTGTGCCTAGTGTTGCTGCCTGTTGTGTGTCGGAGGATGTCTGACAACGCAGAATCTCCCACAGAAAATCAAAAAGATGAACCTTCGATACAACAGACTGCCACTGAACAATCTGGATTGTCGGATGACAAGAAAAAGAGTATGGTTTTGTTATTATATACATGACCAGAGAAACGGTTATACTTTACTTTCAAAACGCTGCAGCAGTGTTTATTTCGCGGAGTTTATTAGCGAGCTACTTCCGCGATTTTGCGAAGATTGACAGCTGTGCCAACCAATCAAGTTGCCGTCTGTTTATAAGCAGCCACTTGATTTTTGGCCATGACAGGGATTGTGAGAGTTGTAGTTTTGTCATGATTTTAAAGAAAGTTGGGTGTGAACGCCAATGGAATTGAACTCAATGGCCTAAATCATTCTTATAGTGGGACTTACGGTTATATTTTATCGCCTATTAAACCATATGTGATAATATAGTAGCGCttgtattattttacattaaattgcTTCAGTGTGAACCCCTTCGTGGACCCCATGGAAGTATTGTACCATATTATTGTATCTAATGCTTTTATTGCAAAGCCTTTATCATTATGATTGATATACTTGTAATTTTTTAACACACctgttttaaaagtatatttaaaaaatgtacttacaGATAACatgatattaattaaatattaggcCAGTGTTTTGATGTGTTGACTGGCATACCCAAGTACTTGTAGTCAACAAATTGTCCAAATATGTTGTACATGATTCTATTCTCATCATATATTTCAGTCGATGTGCTGTTAAAGGCGGTCGGGGATACGCCCATCATGAAGACCAAAAAATGGTCCGTGGAAAAAGGAAGGACAGTACAGTCACTCTCTCAGTTCATCTCACGCTTTCTCAAACTGGATTCTAGTGAACAACTGGTATGTTATTCACCTCCATCATGGCACTTTTGCCAGATCACTGTGACAACAACACTAGAATACAACTAGTCATTTTAGCAGCATTATATTTATAATGTGAAAATAACAATTTACTTCTGAATTTCAAATGCT encodes:
- the atg12 gene encoding ubiquitin-like protein ATG12, which encodes MSDNAESPTENQKDEPSIQQTATEQSGLSDDKKKIDVLLKAVGDTPIMKTKKWSVEKGRTVQSLSQFISRFLKLDSSEQLFIYVNQSFAPSPDQEVGVLFECFGSDGKLVLHYCKSQAWG
- the cdc42ep5 gene encoding cdc42 effector protein 5, whose translation is MPLHKSSSRAPRLDPTMISAPLGDFRHTMHIGRGGDAFGDTSFLSSHGPSSPSPKPVQPVMGASVETTDNKMNHNSEIEYEEDTGPNELRHSESVSSFDLDLDLGPSILGDVLGVMDGLTMASSHKDGEEVFSPSKSTRDVMMSPRSAANELSERMRMESMTKEVSQRDEQLNEVNGVKSKGLRPKVRFSDKRDEIIGRQEVIEGLDVEVEEEIGLRPNKGMQEISGRTAYDKDPRQAEVVNRREDNSPSLSSSVSSEYEGVSPLDRRREDQHLSETDSEEEGANGQQGYTFEDEFDDEIGL